A DNA window from Planctomycetota bacterium contains the following coding sequences:
- a CDS encoding sigma-70 family RNA polymerase sigma factor yields MSTTKKTATDAAEKKTLDLKHLDGVLGRPLRSRVEVLLAEEFDFMDSEQFQRKGIEKELFDEDIPRLPLVDWYQPTRDDAFEKTDNVSAPQLMKPPEERLMFLRFNFAKLKIGRIQRRIKKKGLKNLTKKDAQELVVWCDRFEHLREYLVRTNLALVLAMAKRTRLGDVDFAEVVSEGNMALIRAVDKFNVDKGFKFSTYACRAILKAFSRTAMKHSRHRQRFPVEFEPDLEKSNWLETKRGDVREDCVVELKTIVDRNMADLTDVEQTVLKRRFNWEQDVNNPLTLEQVGKIIGVTKERVRQIQNKALAKIRKLMEEGVLRAEARERQLDGEQLRERGIELDLQRLEAESRGERFDPFADEPLTYDPDEFELDLEPVEATKA; encoded by the coding sequence ATGAGCACCACCAAGAAGACGGCAACGGACGCCGCCGAAAAGAAGACCCTGGACCTCAAGCACCTGGACGGTGTTCTGGGGCGTCCGCTGCGTTCGCGCGTCGAGGTCCTCCTCGCCGAGGAGTTCGATTTCATGGACTCCGAGCAGTTCCAGCGCAAGGGCATCGAGAAGGAGCTGTTCGACGAGGACATCCCGCGTCTGCCGCTGGTCGACTGGTACCAGCCGACGCGTGACGACGCGTTCGAAAAGACCGACAACGTGAGTGCGCCGCAGCTCATGAAGCCGCCGGAAGAGCGGCTGATGTTCCTGCGGTTCAACTTCGCCAAGCTCAAGATCGGCCGCATCCAGCGTCGCATCAAGAAGAAGGGCCTGAAGAACCTCACCAAGAAGGACGCCCAGGAGCTGGTCGTCTGGTGCGACCGGTTTGAGCACCTTCGCGAATACCTCGTCCGCACGAACCTCGCCCTCGTCCTAGCCATGGCCAAGCGGACGCGGCTGGGCGACGTCGACTTTGCCGAGGTCGTCTCCGAGGGCAACATGGCCCTCATTCGAGCCGTCGATAAGTTTAACGTGGACAAGGGCTTCAAGTTCAGCACGTACGCGTGCCGGGCGATCCTGAAGGCCTTCAGCCGCACGGCCATGAAGCACTCGCGTCACCGCCAGCGCTTCCCGGTCGAGTTCGAGCCGGACCTCGAAAAGTCCAACTGGCTCGAGACCAAGCGTGGCGACGTCCGCGAGGACTGCGTCGTCGAGCTCAAGACGATCGTCGACCGCAACATGGCCGACCTGACGGACGTCGAGCAGACGGTCCTGAAGCGCCGGTTCAACTGGGAGCAGGACGTCAACAATCCGCTCACCCTGGAGCAGGTCGGCAAGATCATCGGCGTCACGAAGGAGCGGGTCCGCCAGATCCAGAACAAGGCTCTGGCAAAGATCCGCAAGCTCATGGAGGAAGGCGTCCTCCGGGCCGAGGCCCGCGAGCGTCAGCTCGACGGCGAGCAGCTTCGCGAGCGTGGCATCGAGCTGGACCTCCAGCGTCTCGAGGCCGAGTCGCGTGGCGAGCGGTTCGACCCATTCGCCGACGAGCCGCTGACCTACGACCCCGACGAGTTCGAACTCGACCTCGAGCCCGTCGAGGCGACGAAGGCCTGA
- the nadC gene encoding carboxylating nicotinate-nucleotide diphosphorylase, which yields MTKLSDNAPVNDDLPTFPELESWLPLMKLAILEDLGAEGVAGDVTSRLTIPDDVVGTAALVQKSPGVTCGLPAVGAICQLLDERLHVEWPDVPLGEGTFKEAASRHPEELLQITGPVRSILAAERLILNLLGHLGGIATFTRQFARRCDGTRARIYDTRKTRPGFRSLDKYAVRCGGGFNHRVGLHDMVLVKDNHLALAGVSKGKALAKAVQELVERSRAEDATRKIEIEVDTFEQFERVLDVEGVDVILLDNMDCPTMTRCVTIRDGSPGAARDVLLEASGGVTLATVRDIAATGVDRISVGAITHSAPALDVSLDVDAA from the coding sequence GTGACGAAGCTGTCCGATAACGCACCAGTGAACGACGATCTGCCGACCTTCCCAGAGTTGGAGTCGTGGCTGCCGCTGATGAAGCTGGCGATCCTCGAAGACCTCGGCGCCGAAGGCGTGGCCGGCGACGTGACGAGTCGGCTGACGATTCCTGACGACGTCGTCGGGACGGCGGCGCTGGTGCAGAAGTCGCCGGGCGTGACGTGTGGCCTGCCGGCGGTCGGGGCGATCTGCCAGTTGCTCGACGAGCGGCTGCATGTCGAGTGGCCCGACGTGCCGCTCGGAGAGGGCACGTTTAAAGAGGCGGCGTCGCGGCATCCGGAGGAGCTGCTGCAGATCACTGGCCCGGTGCGATCGATTCTCGCAGCCGAGCGGTTGATCCTGAACCTGTTGGGCCACCTCGGCGGGATCGCGACGTTCACGCGGCAGTTCGCAAGGCGCTGCGACGGCACGCGGGCTCGGATCTACGACACGCGCAAGACGAGGCCGGGCTTTCGGTCGCTCGACAAATACGCCGTTCGGTGCGGCGGCGGGTTCAACCACCGCGTCGGGCTGCACGACATGGTGCTGGTCAAGGACAACCACCTCGCGCTGGCCGGCGTGTCCAAGGGCAAGGCGCTGGCCAAGGCGGTGCAGGAGCTTGTGGAGCGCAGCCGGGCGGAGGACGCGACGCGGAAGATCGAGATCGAGGTCGACACGTTCGAGCAGTTCGAGCGGGTGCTGGACGTCGAAGGCGTCGACGTCATTTTGCTGGACAACATGGACTGCCCGACGATGACGCGCTGCGTGACGATCCGCGACGGTTCGCCCGGTGCGGCACGCGACGTCCTCCTCGAAGCCAGCGGCGGCGTGACGCTGGCAACCGTCCGCGACATCGCCGCAACGGGTGTGGACCGCATCTCGGTAGGTGCGATAACGCACTCGGCGCCGGCGCTCGACGTGTCACTGGATGTTGATGCTGCGTGA
- a CDS encoding prepilin-type N-terminal cleavage/methylation domain-containing protein: protein MFSTTLSNRLDRARRRQGKAKGFTLVEILIVVIILGILAAIVVPQFSDASENARKKSVTSQLQTLRSQVELYKLEHRDEFPTDDGTVTGTWDWDMLTGTSVVDGNTYGPYLQAEPKNSLNGNSTVANAAASGVGFVIDANGKLFATGKTDTNYFNEADGTEGSSNPAGFVAP, encoded by the coding sequence ATGTTCAGCACCACTCTCTCGAATCGCCTCGACCGCGCTCGTCGCCGTCAGGGCAAGGCCAAGGGCTTCACGCTCGTGGAAATTCTGATCGTCGTGATCATCCTCGGCATTCTTGCCGCGATCGTCGTTCCTCAGTTCTCGGACGCCTCGGAAAACGCTCGTAAGAAGAGCGTGACCAGCCAGCTGCAGACCCTCCGCAGCCAGGTCGAGCTCTACAAGCTCGAGCACCGCGACGAGTTCCCCACCGATGACGGCACCGTCACCGGCACCTGGGACTGGGACATGCTCACCGGGACCAGCGTCGTCGACGGCAACACCTACGGCCCGTACCTGCAGGCCGAGCCGAAGAACTCGCTCAACGGCAACTCCACCGTTGCCAACGCTGCCGCCAGCGGAGTCGGGTTCGTGATCGATGCCAACGGCAAGCTGTTTGCCACCGGCAAGACCGACACGAACTACTTCAACGAAGCCGACGGCACCGAGGGCTCCTCGAACCCGGCCGGATTCGTCGCTCCCTGA
- a CDS encoding GspH/FimT family pseudopilin, protein MRRPGLGFTLAELLVTVAILGIVGTMSLAYIGGRGDLKVSTAARQAASCLQYAQNLAIARGEPHYVVPDLAPGGDSLDVATWDGSGWVGVDHPVEPGPLRLDFTKLDGVVRTDNTFNDQPVVGFDSTGAPFTTELTNNAHVPFGSPADLILKSGDHELKVQIEPVTGEVTIIK, encoded by the coding sequence ATGCGACGCCCCGGTCTTGGCTTCACCCTGGCCGAGCTGCTTGTGACCGTGGCGATCCTCGGAATCGTCGGGACCATGTCGCTGGCGTACATCGGCGGACGTGGCGACCTGAAGGTCAGCACGGCCGCCCGTCAGGCCGCGTCGTGCCTGCAGTACGCCCAGAACCTCGCCATCGCCCGCGGCGAGCCGCACTACGTCGTCCCCGACCTCGCACCCGGCGGCGACTCGCTGGACGTCGCCACCTGGGACGGCAGCGGCTGGGTCGGCGTCGACCACCCCGTCGAGCCCGGCCCACTGCGCCTCGACTTCACCAAGCTCGACGGCGTCGTCAGGACCGATAACACGTTCAACGATCAGCCCGTCGTTGGCTTCGATTCGACCGGTGCCCCGTTCACGACGGAATTGACCAACAACGCCCACGTCCCCTTCGGCAGCCCGGCGGACCTCATCCTCAAATCGGGTGACCACGAGCTCAAAGTCCAAATCGAGCCCGTGACAGGTGAAGTGACCATCATCAAGTAG
- a CDS encoding sigma-70 family RNA polymerase sigma factor, translating to MPVRRSLSPRTPAAPTPTLDAQDKQPDVTRPSWADPDVPAVRADDRVSPGGPTYFEKAVEEHGRRLLGIARGIVGYRASGEDVVQQALTNLYRHRERYDWRQPGPLLKRATFNEALRLLRPPKMTQIADDSAGRDARNNRERGTAPDEPIERNETVARVRDAIDELPEHFRAALVLCEYEGMSYQQISETLGCSIPQVKTWLHRARRKLADKLGPYVEGQRADG from the coding sequence ATGCCGGTCCGACGCTCGCTTTCGCCGCGAACGCCAGCCGCCCCGACGCCCACTTTGGACGCCCAGGACAAGCAACCCGACGTCACCCGGCCGAGTTGGGCCGATCCGGATGTGCCGGCCGTGCGAGCGGACGATCGCGTCTCGCCCGGCGGGCCGACGTACTTCGAAAAGGCCGTCGAAGAGCACGGCCGGCGACTGCTTGGCATCGCCCGCGGCATCGTCGGCTATCGCGCCTCGGGTGAAGACGTCGTCCAGCAGGCTCTAACAAATCTCTACCGCCACCGCGAGCGGTACGACTGGCGTCAGCCCGGGCCGTTGCTCAAGCGGGCCACGTTCAACGAGGCGCTTCGGCTGCTCCGGCCGCCGAAGATGACGCAGATCGCCGACGACTCTGCCGGCCGCGACGCGCGGAACAACCGCGAACGCGGCACGGCACCCGACGAACCGATCGAGCGCAACGAGACCGTTGCCCGCGTCCGCGACGCGATCGATGAGCTGCCCGAACACTTCCGTGCTGCGCTCGTTCTGTGTGAATATGAGGGGATGAGTTACCAGCAGATCAGCGAGACGCTGGGCTGCAGCATCCCGCAGGTCAAGACGTGGCTCCACCGGGCCCGTCGTAAGCTTGCCGACAAGCTCGGCCCGTACGTTGAGGGGCAACGCGCCGACGGTTGA
- a CDS encoding fatty acid desaturase, translated as MSTQAATATPPANPHRFYATAIRPMMPKEAFKRSPRKLIPAIVHLLIVVAAWVAARYLDWWAWPILGIVAGHSMACLAFLAHELSHNAILKRGKVKRVVETGVMGLLGIPSTMWHEVHNITHHGNTNTPDDPDRRWMTDEVNKRNTAISAAFHPQKSWYRFSPLVPLQFVGYIMRNIIAALSGGHWGTLPAAPKYDAKQRRSIAIELGVIVLIQALAFTVVGFDLVRWLLVGPFAWAVASSVVMAYVFTNHFLHPIHDESDPVGSSTSVIVPRWVDAMHFNFSYHTEHHLFPGMDSKWYPEVSRNLREQFPDRYNQLPFLEAWRRLLAAKMFEPAMAEAGGESPR; from the coding sequence CTATGCCACCGCGATTCGGCCGATGATGCCGAAAGAGGCGTTCAAGCGCAGCCCGCGCAAGCTCATTCCGGCGATTGTCCACCTGCTGATCGTCGTCGCAGCGTGGGTGGCCGCTCGCTATCTCGACTGGTGGGCCTGGCCAATCCTGGGCATCGTCGCGGGGCACAGCATGGCGTGCCTGGCATTCCTCGCCCACGAGCTGTCGCACAACGCGATCCTCAAGCGTGGCAAGGTCAAACGGGTCGTCGAGACCGGCGTCATGGGCCTCCTCGGCATCCCGTCGACAATGTGGCACGAGGTTCACAACATCACGCACCATGGAAACACCAACACGCCCGACGATCCGGACCGCCGCTGGATGACCGACGAGGTCAACAAGCGCAACACCGCGATTTCGGCTGCGTTTCACCCGCAGAAGAGTTGGTATCGTTTTAGCCCGCTCGTGCCGCTGCAGTTCGTCGGCTACATCATGCGGAACATCATCGCCGCCCTGAGCGGCGGGCACTGGGGAACCCTGCCGGCCGCGCCGAAGTACGACGCGAAGCAGCGGCGCTCGATCGCGATCGAATTGGGCGTGATCGTGCTCATACAAGCACTCGCCTTCACCGTCGTCGGGTTCGACTTGGTCCGCTGGCTCCTGGTCGGCCCCTTCGCCTGGGCCGTCGCGTCATCGGTGGTGATGGCCTACGTCTTCACGAACCACTTCCTGCACCCGATCCACGACGAGAGCGACCCGGTCGGCTCCTCGACCAGCGTCATCGTCCCGCGCTGGGTCGACGCGATGCACTTCAACTTCTCGTACCACACCGAGCACCACCTCTTCCCCGGGATGGACTCGAAGTGGTACCCGGAAGTCAGCAGGAACCTTCGCGAACAGTTCCCCGATCGCTACAACCAGCTGCCGTTCCTAGAAGCATGGCGTCGACTGCTGGCGGCCAAGATGTTCGAGCCGGCGATGGCCGAGGCGGGCGGCGAGTCGCCGCGGTGA